The following nucleotide sequence is from Candidatus Bipolaricaulis sibiricus.
GTACATGTGCACGAGATTCTCTGCCTCTTCACAGCGGGGCACATTCGTGGTATAGTGGCGTTCGGGAAGTGAGGATATCGGTTGCGTTTCCTCTTTTCACAAGCGCATCTGTGCGGAACAGAGGCCCAAGGAGTGACCCCATGGAAGTCGTGAGGTTTGGGAGTGAAGTGACTGAAGATCAGGACACCGCGGAAGAGGAGGTCATGTGGTGGGATGCCGAGCGGGAGAGCCGGCGCAGCCCGGAGAACCCGATTCGGACCTACTTCGACGAGATCTCCCGCGTTCCTCTGCTGACGAAGGAGGAGGAGGTGTCCCTCGCCCAGCGCGTCGAGGCGGGCGAGAAGGAGGCCAAGGAGAAGCTTGCCGAGGCCAACCTACGCTTGGTGGTCTCGATCGCCAAGAAGTACCGCGGATGTGGGCTTCCGTTCCTCGACCTGATCCAGGAGGGGAACCTCGGCCTGATGAAGGCGGTCGAGAAGTTCGACTGGCGCAAGGGCTACAAGTTCTCGACGTATGCCACGTGGTGGATCCGCCAGGCGATCCTGCGCGCGATCACCAACCGCTCGCGCACGATTCGGGTGCCGACGCACATCAACGAGCTCATCCGCAAGATCCACCAGGCGGAGCGTGAGCACCTCAAGGAGCACGGCACCGGACCCAGTCTGGAGGAGCTGGCGGAGGGTCTGGAGACAACGGTCGACAACATCGTGAAGGCGAAGAAGACATCCCAGTACACCGCTTCGCTCGACACCCCGATCGGCTATGAAGACGAAGGGGCGGTCCTCGGCGACTTCATCGAAGACGAGGGTGCGATCTCTCCGACCCGGGAGACGTTCAAGGAGCTTCTCCAGCAGGAGC
It contains:
- a CDS encoding RNA polymerase sigma factor RpoD yields the protein MEVVRFGSEVTEDQDTAEEEVMWWDAERESRRSPENPIRTYFDEISRVPLLTKEEEVSLAQRVEAGEKEAKEKLAEANLRLVVSIAKKYRGCGLPFLDLIQEGNLGLMKAVEKFDWRKGYKFSTYATWWIRQAILRAITNRSRTIRVPTHINELIRKIHQAEREHLKEHGTGPSLEELAEGLETTVDNIVKAKKTSQYTASLDTPIGYEDEGAVLGDFIEDEGAISPTRETFKELLQQELQKALKDRLTPRERRVIELRYGLDGTAPKTLDDVGDIFGISRERVRQIQKEGLEKLRDSSVLRKLEQFRQILEES